Proteins encoded by one window of Microplitis mediator isolate UGA2020A chromosome 1, iyMicMedi2.1, whole genome shotgun sequence:
- the LOC130676351 gene encoding mitochondrial-processing peptidase subunit beta, whose amino-acid sequence MATRLLKISTALRIYSDKTNLVKTRKQWRSTAASLKETLINQPPTRTTTLDSGMRVASEDSGAATATVGLWIDAGSRCETDKTNGVAHFMEHMAFKGTAKRSQTDLELEIENMGAHLNAYTSREQTVFYAKCLAGDVPKAIEILSDIIQNSKLGESEIERERGVILREMQEVDTNLQEVVFDHLHSTAFQGTPLGRTILGPTENIKSITRNDLVHYVKTHYGPPRFVLAGAGGVDHNQLVELADKHFGKMKGPQYEEIPPLLTPCRYTGSEIRVRDDSMPLAHVAIAVEGAGWASADNIPLMVANTLLGAWDRSQGGGVNHASRLAKASAEDGLCHSYQSFNTCYQETGLWGVYFVCDPMQCEDMVWNIQQEWMKLCTSVTEKEVNRAKNMLKTNMLLQLDGTTAICEDVGRQMLCYNRRVPLHELEARIDSITAKTIQDVGMKYIYNRCPVVAAVGPVENLSDYNTMRANMYWLRV is encoded by the exons ATGGCGACCCGTCTCCTGAAAATCAGTACCGCGTTGCGTATTTACTCAGACAAAACAAATCTTGTaaag aCACGTAAGCAATGGAGATCAACAGCAGCATCGCTCAAGGAGACGTTGATAAATCAACCGCCGACAAGAACCACGACACTGGACAGTGGGATGAGAGTTGCCAGTGAAGACAGTGGAGCAGCAACTGCGACCGTTGGTCTTTGGATTGACGCTGGAAGTCGTTGCGAAACTGATAAAACTAATGGAGTTGCTCATTTTATGGAGCACATGGCATTCAAG ggaACAGCTAAAAGATCCCAGACAGACCTGGAGCTGGAGATCGAAAACATGGGCGCCCACTTGAATGCTTACACAAGTCGAGAGCAGACTGTATTTTACGCCAAGTGTTTAGCTGGAGACGTACCGAAGGCCATTGAGATTTTGAGTGACATCATACAGAACTCAAAGCTGGGGGAGAGTGAAATCGAACGGGAACGCGGAGTTATTCTGCGTGAAATGCAGGAGGTTGATACCAACCTCCAGGAAGTTGTGTTCGATCATTTGCACTCTACAGCTTTCCAAGGCACACCTTTGGGCCGTACGATTCTTGGACCcactgaaaatattaaatcgatTACGCGTAACGATCTTGTCCATTACGTGAAAACCCACTACGGACCACCAAGATTTGTTTTGGCTGGAGCTGGAGGAGTAGACCACAACCAGCTGGTCGAACTTGCGGACAAACACTTTGGGAAAATGAAGGGACCTCAGTACGAAGAGATCCCACCTCTACTGACCCCATGCCGGTACACCGGATCAGAAATTCGTGTCCGTGATGATTCGATGCCTCTGGCTCATGTTGCGATCGCTGTCGAAGGCGCGGGATGGGCCAGCGCAGACAATATTCCTCTGATGGTTGCCAACACACTGCTGGGAGCATGGGACAGAAGTCAAGGCGGTGGAGTAAATCACGCCTCTAGATTAGCCAAAGCTTCAGCTGAAGATGGTCTTTGCCACAGCTACCAGAGCTTCAATACCTGCTACCAAGAAACTGGGCTCTGGGGTGTCTACTTTGTTTGCGACCCCATGCAGTGCGAGGACATGGTATGGAATATCCAGCAAGAATGGATGAAACTCTGTACCAGTGTCACGGAAAAAGAAGTTAACAGGGCCAAGAACATGCTCAAGACGAATATGTTATTGCAGTTAGACGGCACTACGGCTATTTGCGAGGACGTTGGACGGCAAATGCTTTGTTACAATCGACGAGTTCCTCTTCATGAGCTAGAAGCTAGAATAGAt
- the LOC130678291 gene encoding putative ankyrin repeat protein RF_0381: MELSHSKFTYEYVSNSIEQGVIEDINAVFPVLGDSTLLHIATFNNDQKLVDYLLRKGADINSKSQCWGTVVNIAVILNKLTIVQTLISFGADFSNINHQIDFSAFKRFLTAVCNYFREIPEVLHLNDMYKDLEFVFTYYEVAAQPLNIAIHGGYVKMVELLLENNADPNPDPDRYGSPLIFASSTTNRNLQIIKLLLAYGSDVNYCYKNRRETPLHIVVGEQNSEAVKLFLNHDMIDINKVTKYKESALHYGIEDMVNDDIIRQLLNAGIDINLKNSGGETAFNIKSRNNSKKVDDAITEHIAKCSAANFYVSEENLAVANSGKFGELRDQCLIEIEKMKITFVGTSNVTYHCVLYNKCVHKLALRLKYVSDSTISNLDIESIFPLYGGMMTYRLKKALRRKKFLFNAIDLTNDIFQELQIPILFSL, from the exons ATGGAATTAAGCCATTCAAAGTTTACCTACGAATACGTTTCCAACTCGATAGAACAAGGTGTGATCGAAGATATCAATGCAGTGTTTCCAGTCTTGGGTGATTCAACGTTGCTTCACATAGCAACTTTCaataatgatcaaaaattaGTGGACTATCTGCTCCGCAAAGGAGCtgatataaattcaaaaagtcaATGCTGGGGTACAGTTGTTAATATTGCTGTTATACTGAATAAGCTGACAATAGTTCAAACTCTAATAAGCTTTGGAGCAGACTTTAGTAATATTAATCATCAAATTGACTTCTCTGCATTTAAACGTTTCCTAACCGCAGTTTGCAACTATTTTAGAGAAATTCCTGAGGTATTACATTTAAACGATATGTATAAGGATTTGGAATTTGTTTTTACATACTATGAAGTTGCCGCTCAACCATTAAATATCGCTATTCATGGAGGTTATGTAAAAATGGTAGAGCtacttttagaaaataatgCTGATCCGAATCCTGATCCTGATCGTTATGGATCACCACTAATATTTGCTTCTTCGACAACAAAtagaaatttacaaattataaaacttcTTCTGGCCTACGGTTCAGatgttaattattgttataaaaatcgTAGAGAAACTCCTCTACATATTGTTGTCGGGGAGCAAAACTCGGAAGCAGTAAAATTGTTCTTAAATCATGATAtgattgatataaataaagtgACAAAATATAAAGAATCAGCACTTCATTACGGAATTGAAGATATGGTTAACGATGATATCATAAGGCAACTTCTTAATGCtggtattgatattaatttaaaaaatagtggTGGTGAAACagcatttaatattaaaagtcgaaataattcaaaaaaagttgatgatgCAATTACGGAACATATTGCGAAATGTAGTGCGGCGAATTTTTACGTCAGtgaagaaaatttagcagTCGCAAATAGTGGAAAATTTGGCGAATTACGCGACCAGTGCCTAatcgaaattgaaaaaatgaagataACATTTGTTGGTACAAGTAATGTAACTTATCATTGCGTGTTGTATAATAAATGTGTACACAAATTAGCTTTACGTTTGAAATATGTCAGTGATAGTACTATTTCAAATTTGGACATTGAATCTATTTTTCCACTTTATGGTGGAATGATGACTTACCGcttaaaaaaagcattaagaagaaaaaaattcttattcaaTGCTATTGATTTAACTAATGACATTTTCCAAGAACTGCAAATCCCAA tATTATTTAGTTTGTAA
- the LOC130677148 gene encoding non-structural maintenance of chromosomes element 1 homolog, which translates to MANNSGDDLGHVDTLHEEYQSFIQLFSQKGIFSDAEMKEVVAKIIGDDNLSAVIQTLNNALNQVEQKIQPSTCELSGKKYWMLVSTVIDDSDDEVEVEAEDDDDSDDERLWFSRAKLELLKLICHEIITSDSSCISTNDCLNLVTHMENKLSRGDADKFLKQIIKGSWLYSSEGNMYLGVRSITELMPYFKSNHPDLKSCHLCKQTVFYGKKCQSCDKKMHVYCLSNFIKINGKNECPHCNHILGEQPMTQNSTQPDRHRQNETANGNHEPTPGPSTRRRRRRHIDDDE; encoded by the exons atggcgAATAATTCTGGAGATGATCTTGGTCATGTTGATACTTTGCATGAAGAATACCAGAGTttcattcaattattttcacaaaaagGTATTTTTAGTGACGCGGAGATGAAAGAAGTTGTTGCTAAAATTATtg gcgaTGACAATTTATCGGCAGTAATTCAAACTTTGAACAATGCGCTGAATCAGGTGGAGCAGAAGATCCAGCCATCAACATGTGAACTGTCTGGAAAAAAATACTGGATGTTAGTTAGCACTGTCATTGATGATAGTGATGATGAAGTGGAAGTTGAAGCTGAGGATGATGATGACAGCGATGACGA gaGGCTGTGGTTCTCTAGAGCGAAACTCGAGTTACTGAAATTGATTTGCCATGAAATAATAACGTCGGATAGCAGCTGTATTTCTACGAACGATTGTCTTAACTTGGTAACTCATATGGAGAATAAATTGTCACGTGGAGatgctgataaatttttgaaacagaTTATAAAAGGGTCATGGTTGTATTCTTCG gAAGGAAATATGTACTTGGGTGTGCGGAGTATCACTGAACTGATGCCTTATTTTAAATCCAATCATCCTGATCTCAAAAGCTGTCACTTATGCAAGCAAACTGTCTTTTAC gGTAAAAAATGTCAGAgctgtgataaaaaaatgcacgtctACTGCTTATCAAacttcattaaaataaacggAAAAAATGAGTGTCCTCACTGTAACCATATTCTGGGCGAGCAACCAATGACTCAAAATTCAACCCAACCCGATCGTCATCGTCAAAATGAAACAGCCAACGGAAATCACGAACCCACACCAGGACCGTCAACTCgccgtcgtcgtcgtcgtcatATTGATGACGATGAATAA